The Pontibacter pudoricolor genome contains a region encoding:
- the hemC gene encoding hydroxymethylbilane synthase, with translation MQTTIKDKIINIGTRGSKLALWQANTVADKLQAAGFATELVIITTKGDRMLDRSLDKLGSKGVFTEELEDGLRDGSIDIAVHSAKDVQSKVSDDLELLAFMEREKVNDVLLSLNPDFKLEPGSNAKIGTSSTRRRALLNKFYPNVVTGESRGNLQTRLKKLENGEFEALMLAYAGVHRMEYDNLIVHIFPENQFVPAAGQGSVAVECAMNLEPELKARIKAAVDHAETHHCLLAERAFLRTMEGGCSIPSFTLATLKDENTLQIQGGIVSLDGQRHLYEVFEATIAEAETTGKKLAETILSRGGDDILKEIKEHRS, from the coding sequence ATGCAGACAACTATAAAAGATAAGATCATAAACATTGGTACACGTGGCAGCAAACTGGCGCTATGGCAGGCAAATACAGTAGCCGATAAACTACAGGCCGCAGGTTTTGCTACCGAACTGGTGATCATTACTACCAAAGGCGACCGCATGCTGGACAGATCGCTGGACAAACTGGGCTCTAAAGGGGTGTTTACCGAGGAATTGGAAGACGGCCTGCGCGATGGCAGCATCGACATTGCCGTACACAGTGCCAAAGATGTGCAGTCTAAAGTATCAGACGACCTGGAACTGCTGGCATTCATGGAGCGCGAAAAAGTGAACGATGTGTTGCTATCGCTGAATCCGGATTTTAAACTGGAGCCAGGCAGCAACGCTAAAATTGGTACATCTTCTACGCGTCGTCGTGCGCTGCTCAATAAGTTTTACCCGAATGTGGTAACCGGCGAATCGCGCGGTAACCTGCAAACGCGCCTTAAAAAGCTGGAAAACGGAGAGTTTGAGGCTCTGATGCTGGCTTATGCAGGTGTGCACCGCATGGAATATGATAATCTGATCGTACACATTTTTCCGGAAAACCAGTTTGTGCCCGCTGCCGGACAGGGAAGCGTAGCCGTAGAATGCGCCATGAACCTCGAACCTGAATTAAAAGCCCGTATCAAAGCGGCTGTAGATCACGCGGAAACCCATCATTGCCTGCTGGCCGAACGTGCTTTCCTGAGAACCATGGAAGGTGGCTGCAGCATCCCGTCGTTTACGCTGGCAACGCTGAAGGACGAAAATACACTACAGATACAAGGCGGTATAGTTAGCCTGGACGGTCAGCGCCACCTGTACGAGGTGTTTGAAGCAACTATTGCGGAAGCGGAAACAACAGGTAAAAAGCTGGCTGAGACTATACTGTCTCGTGGTGGAGACGACATCCTGAAAGAAATCAAAGAGCACCGCAGCTAA